The proteins below are encoded in one region of Desulfobacterales bacterium:
- a CDS encoding glycosyltransferase family 4 protein encodes MNQDRSIYIISGKSPMNLPGGLGAYAINLARIFRELGYAVSVLGFSEQADEFQRDGITFIHVHTPFDRLKGLGVGLITPYFLRTLRRKIDADNAGEILVYGMASWNYVGIRLKKALPGRNIKTLVSCFTTHKHELMGHIRGAPIRDYGPGPFIKYGLAYLLDLIFVRGFDRTAIMGADRIIVHYQSTRKILEEDYGAVSPERLRTIPYCVEIYKRISSEQRDKEVLAIGKERPWVVVICRQDPRKGINTFLKAIRILKDQGIDFDCFIVGSGPFLEDNRRLARRLGLGEKVRFLGFVDDIQPFLHGADVYVLPSLEEGSGAISLLEAMKVGAAIVTTRCDGIPEDFTHERNGLLVEMNDHQDMAHQIRRILEDRDLKMRLSRNATRDYNARFKFEGMLRAMTGIVEEL; translated from the coding sequence ATGAACCAGGACAGGAGCATTTACATAATCAGCGGCAAGTCGCCAATGAACCTGCCCGGCGGGCTGGGTGCCTATGCCATCAACCTGGCTAGAATTTTCAGGGAACTGGGCTATGCGGTTTCTGTTCTCGGTTTCAGTGAACAGGCGGATGAGTTTCAGCGGGACGGCATTACCTTTATCCATGTTCACACCCCCTTTGACCGGCTCAAGGGGTTGGGGGTTGGCCTTATCACCCCCTATTTCCTCCGGACTCTGCGCCGGAAGATCGACGCTGATAACGCCGGAGAGATCCTGGTCTACGGCATGGCCAGCTGGAATTACGTGGGGATTCGGTTGAAGAAGGCGTTGCCGGGGCGCAATATAAAGACCCTGGTGAGCTGTTTCACCACCCATAAGCATGAGCTGATGGGCCATATCCGGGGGGCGCCGATCCGGGATTACGGCCCTGGCCCCTTTATCAAGTACGGGCTGGCCTATCTGCTCGACCTGATTTTTGTCCGGGGTTTCGACCGGACGGCGATCATGGGCGCGGACCGGATAATCGTTCATTATCAATCCACCAGGAAGATTCTGGAGGAGGATTACGGCGCCGTTTCTCCGGAACGGCTCCGCACCATACCCTACTGCGTGGAAATCTATAAAAGGATATCCTCTGAGCAGCGGGACAAGGAGGTCCTGGCGATCGGCAAGGAGCGGCCCTGGGTGGTGGTGATCTGCCGGCAGGATCCGCGCAAGGGCATCAACACCTTCTTAAAGGCGATCCGGATTCTCAAGGACCAGGGGATTGATTTCGATTGTTTTATCGTCGGCTCCGGCCCGTTTCTGGAGGACAACCGGAGGCTGGCTCGGCGATTGGGGCTGGGAGAGAAGGTGCGCTTTCTCGGGTTTGTCGACGATATCCAGCCCTTTCTCCATGGGGCCGACGTCTATGTTCTGCCTTCGCTGGAGGAGGGCAGCGGGGCGATCTCCCTGCTTGAGGCGATGAAGGTGGGGGCGGCCATTGTCACCACCCGCTGCGACGGGATCCCCGAGGACTTTACCCATGAACGTAACGGGCTGCTGGTTGAGATGAACGATCATCAAGATATGGCACACCAGATCCGGAGGATCCTTGAGGACCGGGACCTGAAAATGAGGTTATCCAGGAATGCGACAAGGGATTATAATGCCAGGTTCAAGTTCGAGGGGATGTTGCGGGCAATGACCGGGATTGTCGAGGAATTATAA
- a CDS encoding glycosyltransferase family 2 protein — protein sequence MLNEKITVVLPAFNEKENIGETILSIRAHLPECEILVVDDGSTDGTGEIARQAGTRVCTHPYNIGNGAAVKTGLRNARGDWVVLMDADGQHNPADIAGLLAHRDRYDMVVGARGKDSETRWHRDLANRIFNGLAGYVTRFKVHDLTSGFRLLRRATARQFIYLLPNTFSYPSTITMAYLRSGRSVKYVPIRTRARKGKSKIRLARDGVRFLLIITKIATLFSPFRIFLPVSFVFFLTGVMYYVYTFITTHRFTNMSALLLTTSVVIFMMGLISEQISQMRYERIDRDGEE from the coding sequence ATGCTAAATGAAAAAATAACCGTGGTGCTCCCCGCCTTTAATGAGAAGGAAAATATAGGGGAGACGATTCTCTCCATCCGGGCCCATCTCCCTGAATGCGAGATCCTGGTGGTTGACGACGGCTCCACCGATGGGACCGGGGAGATCGCCCGGCAGGCCGGGACCCGGGTCTGTACTCATCCGTATAACATTGGCAACGGGGCCGCGGTCAAGACCGGGCTCAGGAACGCCAGGGGCGACTGGGTTGTTCTGATGGACGCGGATGGCCAGCACAACCCGGCCGATATTGCCGGGCTGCTGGCGCACAGGGACCGGTATGACATGGTGGTCGGCGCCCGGGGCAAGGATTCGGAGACCAGGTGGCACCGGGATCTGGCCAACCGGATTTTCAACGGCCTGGCCGGTTATGTGACCAGGTTCAAGGTGCATGATCTTACCTCCGGATTCCGCCTGCTGCGAAGGGCCACGGCGCGGCAGTTCATCTATCTGCTGCCCAATACCTTTTCCTATCCCTCCACCATTACCATGGCCTATCTGCGTAGCGGCCGGAGCGTGAAATATGTCCCGATCAGGACCCGGGCCAGGAAGGGCAAAAGCAAGATCAGGCTGGCCCGCGACGGGGTCCGCTTTCTCTTGATTATCACCAAGATCGCCACCCTGTTCTCCCCGTTCCGGATCTTTTTGCCGGTGAGCTTTGTCTTTTTTCTCACCGGAGTGATGTATTATGTCTACACTTTTATTACCACGCATCGTTTTACCAACATGTCCGCCTTACTGCTGACAACATCGGTTGTCATCTTCATGATGGGATTGATCTCGGAGCAGATTTCCCAGATGCGCTACGAGCGGATTGACCGGGATGGAGAAGAGTAG
- a CDS encoding DegT/DnrJ/EryC1/StrS family aminotransferase — MAEKEFIPVCEPLLAGNELEYVQQAVSTGWISSSGGFVTEFEKKFAEFCGVRFGVTTNTGTAALHLACVAAGIGPGDEVIIPSFTMISTAFAVCYCGATPVFVDCERETWNIDITRIEEKISRRTRAILPVHIYGHPCDMDPILEIARHHNLLVIEDAAEVHGAEYKGRRCGSLGDLGCFSFFANKIVTTGEGGMVVTDNAELRDRCRYYKNLAFPLEGARDYRHEHIGFNYRMSNLIAALGVAQTEKAAEYAESRQRNARLYRQHLQGTAGISFQQEKEWAKSVSWMFGILIEDDFGPDRDEVATGLREAGIDSRFFFTPMHLQPSLRNHGCDCSGTYPVAEEIGRRGLYLPSGSGLGEARIDRVCEALLALRG, encoded by the coding sequence ATGGCGGAAAAAGAATTTATCCCGGTGTGTGAGCCCTTGCTGGCCGGTAATGAACTGGAGTATGTTCAACAGGCGGTCTCCACCGGCTGGATCTCCTCCAGCGGCGGGTTTGTCACCGAGTTTGAAAAAAAATTTGCCGAATTCTGCGGGGTCAGATTCGGGGTGACCACCAACACCGGCACCGCGGCCCTGCACCTCGCCTGTGTCGCCGCTGGAATCGGGCCCGGCGACGAGGTGATCATCCCCTCCTTTACCATGATCTCCACCGCCTTTGCCGTCTGTTACTGCGGGGCAACCCCGGTGTTTGTCGACTGCGAGCGGGAGACCTGGAATATTGACATCACCCGGATCGAGGAGAAGATCAGCCGCCGGACCAGGGCCATCCTGCCGGTGCATATCTACGGCCATCCCTGTGATATGGACCCGATCCTGGAGATTGCCCGCCACCACAACCTCCTGGTCATCGAGGACGCTGCCGAGGTGCATGGAGCGGAGTACAAGGGCCGGCGGTGCGGCAGCCTCGGCGATCTGGGCTGTTTCAGCTTTTTCGCCAACAAGATCGTCACCACCGGGGAGGGGGGAATGGTGGTCACCGACAACGCGGAGCTGCGCGACCGATGCCGCTATTACAAGAATCTGGCCTTCCCCCTGGAGGGGGCCCGGGACTACCGGCATGAGCATATCGGTTTCAACTATCGGATGTCCAACCTGATTGCCGCCCTGGGGGTGGCTCAGACCGAAAAGGCGGCTGAGTATGCGGAGTCTCGGCAACGGAATGCGCGTCTGTACCGGCAACACCTCCAGGGCACGGCCGGCATCTCGTTCCAGCAGGAAAAAGAATGGGCCAAAAGTGTTTCCTGGATGTTCGGAATCCTGATCGAGGACGATTTCGGCCCGGACCGGGACGAGGTGGCAACCGGGTTGCGGGAAGCTGGTATCGACAGCCGGTTTTTCTTTACGCCGATGCACCTGCAGCCTTCCCTGCGGAATCACGGCTGCGATTGCTCCGGAACCTATCCGGTGGCCGAGGAGATTGGCCGCAGGGGACTCTATCTGCCATCCGGCTCCGGGCTGGGCGAAGCGCGGATCGACCGGGTCTGTGAAGCGCTTCTGGCCCTGAGAGGATGA
- a CDS encoding DUF2723 domain-containing protein, whose amino-acid sequence MASESPPRRSEFLLDSLFMNSRPFSMERPLVEENPFPDRRGVTECLPKILARPISNGLKILSLLHRSSQKTMNTPAAAHKKNQSQQKIDRFARGLPGLFLLAVAAIYISFTSDHLVGADSGEMIAASFNLGIAHPPGYPLYILLGKLFSLISPFSNVIYTYNLFSTLCFLAAIVVLYKALRLIDVQPAAILIGGCFYVFSPMSIRWLTAAEVFSLHILICSIGIYLALFTISKNKFHPATRGLGLVAGLGGANHHSIVFLFPGFFLIYGYYWLKLPDNRTRIKEFSWLIGAFLLGLACYLQPVISTWLFTNPVSALGISVHNLQDLIDLFLRRLYGTFSLTAAGDQTLAATYWLNRYLVTGLFSSQGLTIFSGVLVIWQVLRTLACRFSLRDATCLVWFLSSLCFFLMVNAPAKHGFEEEILARMYLMPNLVATMLAILALDRLLPAFRGGYKKYGRHVAVFAPVAILIITISNGARQTNYDTIDIELQAGRDVLSGCSPDSMLILNSDSNIFTTFYLQEVEGFRRDVACLAWPMTKTADYRNYFSSRFGDRTGLRHPGGETAVPGPTGPVPPPTRVSTVQWLRALLDSGVDIYAATNIHTLLAEYNEDTPARLSNSLQGIVWKVTTPDKTVSTEELLRRNAPFLRSYLTWLAAVDIGRQPRIKKTMLQAYIAYFQLMRKKQFSTATLVLPLDLLADLCHFIKIKAPEDELADLYLGLFYYRYQPRPSLAAHYLTLFTNNYTGKKEELLRLARSILKTIHRQNERPLNNKAATPPARPVSYS is encoded by the coding sequence ATGGCTTCCGAATCGCCGCCGCGGCGAAGCGAGTTCCTGCTTGATAGCCTGTTTATGAACAGCCGGCCCTTTTCAATGGAGCGGCCGTTGGTAGAAGAAAACCCCTTTCCCGACAGGAGGGGGGTTACTGAATGTTTACCAAAAATCTTGGCCCGGCCCATTTCCAACGGGCTGAAAATCTTGTCATTATTGCATCGGTCGTCCCAAAAAACAATGAATACTCCCGCCGCTGCCCATAAAAAAAACCAGTCTCAGCAAAAAATCGACAGGTTTGCCCGCGGTTTGCCCGGCCTGTTCCTTCTGGCAGTGGCCGCCATCTATATCTCCTTTACCAGCGACCATCTGGTCGGCGCCGACTCCGGCGAGATGATCGCCGCCAGTTTCAACCTGGGCATTGCCCATCCGCCCGGCTATCCGCTCTACATACTCCTGGGCAAGCTTTTTTCGCTCATCTCGCCGTTCAGCAACGTCATCTATACCTATAACCTCTTTTCCACCCTCTGTTTCCTGGCCGCGATTGTCGTCCTGTACAAGGCACTTCGGCTGATTGACGTCCAGCCGGCGGCCATTTTGATCGGCGGCTGTTTTTATGTCTTTTCTCCCATGAGCATCCGCTGGCTGACCGCTGCCGAGGTCTTTTCCCTGCACATCCTTATCTGTTCCATCGGCATCTATCTGGCCCTTTTCACCATCAGCAAGAACAAATTTCACCCCGCGACCCGCGGCCTGGGGCTGGTGGCCGGCCTGGGCGGAGCCAATCACCATTCCATTGTCTTTCTGTTCCCGGGATTCTTTCTTATTTACGGGTATTACTGGCTCAAGCTTCCCGACAACCGGACCCGAATCAAGGAATTTTCATGGCTCATCGGCGCCTTCCTCCTGGGTCTGGCCTGCTACCTGCAGCCGGTGATCAGCACCTGGCTCTTCACCAATCCGGTCAGTGCCCTGGGTATATCCGTGCATAATCTTCAGGACCTGATCGACCTCTTTCTGCGGCGGCTCTACGGCACCTTTTCGCTCACCGCCGCTGGCGATCAGACCCTGGCCGCCACCTACTGGCTGAACCGATACCTGGTCACCGGTCTCTTTTCCAGCCAGGGTCTCACCATCTTCTCCGGCGTCCTGGTTATCTGGCAGGTCCTGCGCACCCTCGCCTGCCGGTTTTCCCTCCGCGATGCGACCTGCCTGGTCTGGTTTCTGTCGTCACTGTGCTTTTTCCTGATGGTAAATGCTCCAGCCAAGCACGGCTTTGAAGAGGAGATCCTGGCCCGGATGTATCTCATGCCCAACCTGGTCGCCACCATGCTGGCGATCCTGGCCCTTGACCGGCTGCTCCCGGCCTTCCGGGGCGGTTACAAAAAATATGGGCGCCATGTTGCCGTGTTCGCACCGGTCGCCATACTCATCATCACCATTTCAAACGGCGCCCGGCAGACAAACTACGATACCATTGACATTGAACTGCAGGCAGGCCGTGATGTTCTGTCCGGCTGTTCCCCCGACAGCATGCTCATCTTGAACTCCGACAGCAACATTTTCACCACCTTCTACCTGCAGGAGGTCGAGGGCTTCCGCCGCGACGTAGCCTGCCTGGCCTGGCCGATGACAAAAACCGCCGACTACCGCAACTACTTCTCCTCGCGGTTCGGTGACAGGACCGGCCTGCGGCATCCTGGCGGAGAAACCGCTGTCCCAGGGCCAACCGGCCCTGTCCCACCACCGACCAGGGTTTCAACCGTCCAGTGGCTCCGGGCGCTCCTTGACAGTGGTGTTGATATCTATGCGGCAACCAATATTCACACCCTGCTGGCCGAATATAACGAAGACACTCCGGCCCGGCTTTCCAATTCCCTCCAGGGTATTGTCTGGAAGGTTACAACTCCGGACAAGACCGTATCCACCGAAGAACTGTTGCGCCGCAATGCCCCCTTTCTACGCTCGTACCTGACCTGGCTTGCCGCAGTGGACATTGGCCGCCAACCCCGGATCAAAAAAACAATGCTCCAGGCATATATCGCCTATTTCCAGTTGATGCGAAAAAAACAATTTTCCACGGCAACACTGGTACTGCCGTTGGACCTGTTGGCGGATCTCTGTCATTTTATTAAAATCAAGGCCCCGGAGGACGAGCTTGCCGACCTCTATCTCGGCCTTTTCTACTACCGCTACCAGCCCAGACCATCCCTTGCAGCGCATTACCTCACCCTTTTCACCAACAACTACACCGGCAAAAAAGAGGAGCTGCTCCGCTTGGCCAGATCAATACTCAAGACCATTCACCGCCAAAACGAACGACCGCTGAACAACAAGGCCGCTACTCCCCCGGCACGCCCAGTCAGCTATTCCTGA
- a CDS encoding polyprenol monophosphomannose synthase produces the protein MKGLVIIPTFNEVDNIALVVAKTLEADPGLDILIIDDNSPDGTGTLADSLADQQPRVHVLHRPRKLGLGTAYIAGFKYAVNRKYDLIFEMDADLSHDPKYLPDFIEAATTADLVIGSRYLNGVNVVNWPMHRLLLSYLANIYARLITGMSVRDLTSGFKCFRREVLESLDLTRISSEGYAFQVEIHFRVWKKGFVLREIPIVFTDRTCASTKMDSHVIVEAVWIVWKMRLLALAGKL, from the coding sequence ATGAAAGGTCTGGTTATAATTCCCACGTTCAACGAGGTTGACAATATCGCCCTGGTCGTTGCCAAGACCCTGGAGGCGGACCCTGGGCTTGATATCCTTATTATCGATGATAACTCACCGGACGGCACCGGAACGCTGGCCGACAGCCTGGCCGACCAACAGCCGCGGGTCCACGTCCTCCACCGGCCGCGGAAGCTGGGCCTGGGAACCGCATATATTGCAGGTTTTAAATATGCGGTCAATCGAAAATACGATCTGATTTTTGAGATGGACGCTGATCTGTCCCATGATCCGAAGTATCTGCCGGACTTCATTGAGGCTGCCACCACCGCCGATCTGGTGATCGGGTCGCGTTATCTCAACGGGGTCAATGTGGTTAACTGGCCCATGCACCGCCTTTTGCTCAGCTATCTGGCCAATATCTATGCCCGTCTCATTACCGGCATGTCGGTGCGGGATCTTACAAGCGGCTTCAAATGTTTCCGGCGGGAGGTCCTTGAGAGCCTGGACCTGACCCGGATCTCCTCCGAGGGCTATGCCTTTCAGGTCGAGATACATTTTCGTGTGTGGAAGAAGGGGTTTGTCCTCAGGGAGATACCTATTGTCTTCACTGATCGTACTTGCGCCTCGACCAAAATGGACAGCCACGTGATAGTCGAGGCCGTCTGGATTGTCTGGAAAATGAGATTGCTCGCCCTTGCCGGGAAGCTGTAA
- a CDS encoding tetratricopeptide repeat protein: protein MNRINGIKPRYFLYGLLLLVFAAYANTLFSPPVLDDFTAFVENPALEVEDFSCQSLQKIAGGRFGITRFLPQLSFAVDRRLGNGFIIQFHLTNIAIHLAVVFALVMFLRAVFRTRVGRESAGEFISPDMMIVLICALWALHPVHTNVVTYIVQRMTSIATLFYIISLAAYIEARIAAGVRKYLLFFVFFCAALASFFSKEISATLPLAVILIEWILINPEWGRDVFSRLRWYHWLAVVIILLLLVPLLHYPWNEVAKGYASRHFTLGERLLTQARVVVFYIGLLLLPWPGWMNLDHDFVVSTSFLDPPSTLFCILLLVLFLSGGFAMRRRCPLVSFGVIWFFLHLALESTAIPLELVFEHRLYLPSIGFWLAVVSGSGAMLARSPFRVNRNACIISLVLVVAVFTGLTRTRNTAWESRLTLTMDCAIKSPAKARAVANYGEALAQQGDFAEALPVLERALAISRPHQEEFISVASNIVTLLGQQGRHGEAISRGETYWRQMSTQMNLINLPKFMLALGRSCARAGRFSDAFQALVIGLHFSPGLDALHDMLLRVLQDASRDERARGELGLDENNGALYRRMAEVMLDVREYELAGQYLDRYTELAPDDLAKQLRDTLGTVRDLNQREERLLQLQNDQVYREDTAFHVYMNAALFFEKYYPLFQGTIVKSLLAMLERRSPGHPFAGLLRVRWKARHCDKAEAIQEAEALVARHPDFIPALTQLVRYYLDEGRREDAAPYLRRILSLYPGHYNWMYYEKVELVSLPGSKGALLRDAFGDIGGQRVIQDAK from the coding sequence ATGAACAGAATAAACGGGATAAAGCCAAGGTATTTTCTGTATGGGCTCTTACTCCTTGTCTTTGCCGCTTATGCCAATACCCTCTTTTCTCCACCGGTTCTTGATGATTTCACTGCCTTTGTAGAGAATCCTGCACTTGAAGTGGAGGATTTTTCCTGTCAATCTCTCCAGAAGATTGCCGGAGGGCGTTTCGGGATAACCCGCTTTCTGCCTCAACTCTCATTTGCGGTTGACAGGCGGCTGGGCAATGGGTTCATCATCCAGTTTCATCTGACCAACATTGCCATCCACCTCGCTGTTGTCTTTGCTCTGGTCATGTTCCTGCGAGCCGTGTTCCGCACCCGGGTGGGCAGAGAATCTGCCGGAGAATTTATAAGTCCCGACATGATGATCGTGCTTATCTGCGCCCTGTGGGCCTTGCATCCCGTTCATACCAATGTCGTTACATATATTGTCCAGAGGATGACGTCCATTGCGACATTATTTTATATTATCTCCCTGGCCGCGTATATTGAGGCTCGAATTGCCGCCGGGGTAAGAAAGTATTTGTTATTCTTCGTTTTTTTCTGTGCAGCCCTGGCTTCTTTTTTCAGTAAAGAGATTTCCGCAACCCTGCCGCTGGCCGTTATTCTCATTGAGTGGATTTTGATTAACCCGGAGTGGGGGAGGGACGTTTTCTCTCGGTTACGGTGGTATCACTGGCTGGCAGTGGTTATCATTCTGTTGCTTCTGGTTCCATTACTCCATTATCCCTGGAATGAGGTTGCCAAGGGGTATGCTTCACGCCATTTCACCCTGGGGGAGCGGCTCTTGACCCAGGCACGGGTTGTTGTTTTCTATATTGGCCTGCTTCTTCTGCCCTGGCCCGGCTGGATGAATCTTGACCATGATTTTGTCGTGTCGACATCCTTTCTTGACCCGCCGTCAACGCTTTTCTGCATTCTACTGCTGGTGTTGTTTCTGAGCGGTGGATTCGCCATGCGCAGGCGCTGCCCTCTTGTTTCATTCGGCGTGATATGGTTTTTTCTGCATCTGGCCCTGGAATCGACGGCCATTCCCCTGGAATTGGTTTTCGAGCACCGGCTCTACCTGCCTTCAATAGGTTTCTGGCTTGCTGTTGTCAGTGGATCCGGGGCGATGCTGGCAAGGTCTCCCTTCAGGGTCAACCGGAATGCATGTATTATTTCATTGGTGCTGGTTGTCGCGGTTTTCACGGGGTTGACCCGAACGAGGAACACGGCCTGGGAGAGTCGGTTGACCCTCACCATGGACTGCGCCATAAAATCACCTGCCAAGGCCCGTGCCGTGGCAAATTATGGCGAGGCTCTGGCCCAACAGGGGGACTTTGCGGAAGCGTTGCCAGTTTTGGAACGGGCTCTTGCAATCAGCCGTCCGCACCAGGAAGAATTTATCAGTGTCGCAAGCAATATTGTAACTCTCTTGGGCCAGCAGGGTCGGCATGGCGAGGCCATTTCCCGCGGCGAGACATACTGGCGGCAGATGTCTACACAAATGAACTTGATTAATCTTCCGAAATTCATGCTGGCCCTCGGGAGATCCTGTGCCCGGGCCGGCCGCTTCAGTGACGCCTTTCAGGCCCTGGTCATCGGTCTGCATTTCAGCCCCGGGTTGGATGCTCTTCATGATATGTTGCTGAGGGTATTACAGGATGCAAGTCGTGACGAAAGGGCGCGGGGCGAACTCGGCCTGGATGAAAATAACGGTGCGCTATACAGACGGATGGCCGAGGTGATGCTGGACGTTCGTGAGTATGAACTGGCCGGGCAGTACCTTGACAGGTATACGGAGTTGGCTCCTGATGATCTGGCGAAGCAGTTGCGTGATACTCTTGGGACCGTAAGAGATCTCAATCAAAGGGAGGAACGGTTGCTTCAATTACAAAATGATCAGGTATACAGAGAAGATACGGCATTTCATGTTTATATGAATGCCGCGCTTTTTTTTGAAAAATATTATCCGCTTTTTCAAGGAACTATAGTAAAAAGTCTTCTGGCCATGCTGGAAAGACGCAGTCCCGGGCATCCTTTTGCAGGGCTCCTTCGTGTTCGATGGAAAGCCCGACACTGTGATAAGGCTGAAGCAATTCAAGAAGCCGAGGCTCTGGTCGCACGCCATCCTGATTTTATTCCGGCACTAACTCAACTTGTCAGGTATTACCTTGATGAGGGGAGGAGAGAAGATGCCGCTCCATACCTTCGCCGGATATTATCCCTCTACCCCGGCCATTATAATTGGATGTATTATGAAAAGGTGGAGCTGGTGTCCCTGCCCGGGAGTAAGGGGGCACTGTTGCGAGATGCCTTTGGGGATATCGGCGGACAAAGGGTGATACAGGATGCTAAATGA